In one Streptomyces sp. T12 genomic region, the following are encoded:
- a CDS encoding YbaK/EbsC family protein, which produces MDAPIGRFDNATPAPDCLDDLTRPVADAVRHWSGSVPADQIVYVETDPQWADTAVFVEHYGQELLEQSANCVVVAGKRGGETTLAACVVLSTTRVDVNGVVRRQLGARKASFASMDTATGETGMEYGGITPIGLPEGWPVLVDSAVVDLPYVLVGSGRRRGKLLVPGKAFAQLPGAVVLEGLGVA; this is translated from the coding sequence ATGGACGCACCCATCGGACGCTTCGACAACGCCACCCCCGCCCCCGACTGCCTCGACGACCTCACCCGCCCGGTCGCCGACGCCGTACGCCACTGGAGCGGCAGCGTCCCCGCCGACCAGATCGTCTACGTCGAGACCGACCCGCAGTGGGCCGACACCGCCGTGTTCGTGGAGCACTACGGGCAGGAACTGCTGGAGCAGTCCGCGAACTGCGTGGTCGTCGCGGGCAAGCGCGGCGGCGAGACGACGCTGGCCGCGTGCGTGGTGCTGTCCACCACCCGGGTCGACGTGAACGGCGTCGTACGCCGTCAACTCGGCGCCCGCAAGGCGTCGTTCGCCTCGATGGACACGGCGACCGGCGAGACCGGCATGGAGTACGGCGGCATCACCCCGATCGGACTGCCCGAGGGCTGGCCGGTGCTGGTGGACTCGGCCGTCGTCGACCTGCCGTACGTCCTGGTCGGCAGCGGGCGTCGGCGCGGCAAGCTGCTGGTGCCGGGCAAGGCGTTCGCCCAGCTGCCGGGGGCGGTCGTACTGGAGGGGCTCGGCGTCGCCTGA
- a CDS encoding cation diffusion facilitator family transporter — MSDRHEHQHGHGHRHAHDHPNPDPHPHPHPHSPTGLRHRIAHLLKPHSHETADKLDSALGSSARGMRALWVSLAVLGVTALAQAVVVVASGSVALLGDTVHNTADALTAVPLGIAFVLGRRAATRRFTYGYGRAEDLAGIAIVLTIAASAAFAAWTAVDRLLDPRPMAQIPAVAVAALVGFAGNEWVARYRIRVGRAIGSAALVADGLHARTDGFTSLAVLLSAGGAALGWQLADPIVGLAITAAIVLVLRDAAREVFRRVMDAVDPALVDRAEQALREVAGVREVGELRLRWIGHRLRAEVAVVVDGEATVRQAHAIAVDAEHALLHAVPRLTAALVHADPAPVPGEADPHLALAHHTAA, encoded by the coding sequence GTGAGCGACCGGCACGAGCACCAGCACGGGCACGGGCACCGTCACGCCCACGACCATCCCAACCCCGACCCCCACCCCCATCCGCACCCGCACTCCCCCACCGGCCTCCGCCACCGCATCGCCCACCTCCTCAAACCCCACTCCCACGAGACCGCGGACAAGCTCGACTCCGCCCTGGGGTCCTCGGCCCGCGGCATGCGCGCGCTGTGGGTCTCGCTGGCCGTGCTCGGCGTGACGGCGCTGGCTCAGGCGGTCGTGGTGGTCGCCTCCGGTTCGGTGGCGCTGCTCGGCGACACGGTGCACAACACCGCGGACGCGCTGACCGCCGTACCGCTCGGGATCGCCTTCGTACTGGGCCGGCGCGCGGCGACGCGTCGCTTCACCTACGGCTACGGGCGGGCCGAGGACCTCGCGGGCATCGCCATCGTGCTGACGATCGCCGCGTCCGCGGCCTTCGCGGCGTGGACGGCCGTCGACCGCCTCCTCGATCCGCGCCCCATGGCACAGATACCGGCCGTCGCCGTGGCCGCGCTCGTCGGGTTCGCGGGCAACGAGTGGGTGGCCCGCTACCGGATCCGGGTCGGCCGCGCGATCGGCTCGGCCGCGCTCGTCGCGGACGGACTGCATGCCCGCACCGACGGATTCACCTCACTGGCCGTCCTGTTGAGCGCGGGTGGCGCGGCGCTGGGGTGGCAACTCGCGGACCCGATCGTGGGGTTGGCGATCACGGCCGCGATCGTGCTGGTGCTGCGGGACGCGGCGCGCGAGGTGTTCCGGCGGGTGATGGACGCCGTGGACCCGGCGCTGGTGGACCGGGCCGAGCAGGCGCTGCGGGAGGTCGCGGGCGTGCGCGAGGTGGGCGAGCTGCGGTTGCGCTGGATCGGGCACCGGCTGCGCGCCGAGGTGGCGGTCGTCGTGGACGGGGAGGCAACGGTACGGCAGGCGCACGCCATCGCCGTCGACGCCGAACACGCCCTGCTGCACGCCGTGCCCCGGCTCACCGCGGCCCTGGTGCACGCCGACCCGGCACCGGTGCCGGGCGAGGCGGATCCGCATCTCGCCCTCGCGCACCACACCGCGGCCTGA
- a CDS encoding metalloregulator ArsR/SmtB family transcription factor, with translation MSARMHLSSAHDAHPRTPGEEQFALAAELLALLGDRTRLTLLHALTAGEADVTTLTEACGAARPAVSQHLARLRLAGLVTTRKEGRRVVYSLRDGHLRRLVDEAMNVADHRLSDRPLHD, from the coding sequence ATGAGCGCACGCATGCACCTTTCATCTGCGCACGATGCGCACCCGCGCACCCCGGGCGAGGAACAGTTCGCGCTCGCCGCCGAACTCCTCGCCCTGCTCGGCGACCGCACCCGGCTCACGCTGCTGCATGCCCTCACGGCGGGAGAGGCCGACGTCACGACGCTCACGGAGGCGTGCGGCGCGGCCCGGCCCGCGGTCAGCCAGCATCTGGCCCGACTGCGCCTCGCGGGCCTGGTGACCACCCGCAAGGAGGGCCGCCGGGTGGTCTACTCCCTCCGCGACGGCCATCTGCGCCGCCTCGTCGACGAGGCGATGAACGTGGCGGACCATCGACTCAGCGACCGGCCGCTGCACGACTGA
- a CDS encoding CoA-binding protein: MYGDPATVRKILTELGDTWAVVGLSTNERRAAYGVADVLQRFGKRIVPVHPKAETVHGEQGYPSLEAIPFEVDVVDVFVNSDLAGAVADEAAAIGAKAVWFQLGVIDEAAYDRTRTAGLDMVMDRCPAIEIPRLG; encoded by the coding sequence GTGTACGGCGACCCGGCGACAGTCCGCAAGATCCTCACCGAGCTCGGTGACACCTGGGCCGTCGTGGGCCTGTCGACGAACGAGCGGCGTGCGGCATACGGGGTCGCCGACGTCCTCCAGCGCTTCGGAAAGCGCATCGTGCCCGTGCACCCGAAGGCGGAGACGGTCCACGGGGAGCAGGGATATCCCTCACTGGAAGCGATCCCCTTCGAAGTCGATGTCGTCGACGTGTTCGTCAACAGCGACCTCGCCGGGGCCGTCGCCGACGAAGCCGCGGCCATCGGCGCCAAGGCCGTCTGGTTCCAGCTCGGCGTCATCGACGAGGCCGCCTACGACCGCACCCGCACCGCCGGCCTCGACATGGTCATGGACCGCTGCCCCGCGATCGAGATCCCGCGCCTGGGCTAG
- a CDS encoding DedA family protein, giving the protein MHVQEWLETVPPLAIYLLVGVVIGLESLGIPLPGEIILVSSALLASQHGEINPFVLGACASAGAIIGDSIGYAIGRKGGRPLLAWLGTKFPKHFSEGHIATAERSFQKWGMWAVFFGRFVALLRIFAGPLAGVLRMPYWKFLIANVFGGILWAGGTTAVIYYVGVVAESWLKRFSWLGLVAAVLIGLTSMLIIKRKAKKAQTAQPEPEPVGAGD; this is encoded by the coding sequence TTGCACGTCCAGGAATGGCTCGAAACGGTGCCCCCGCTCGCCATCTATCTGCTGGTCGGCGTGGTCATCGGTCTGGAGAGCCTGGGCATCCCGCTGCCCGGCGAGATCATCCTGGTCTCCTCGGCGCTGCTCGCCTCACAGCACGGTGAGATCAACCCCTTCGTGCTCGGCGCCTGCGCGAGCGCGGGCGCGATCATCGGCGACTCCATCGGCTACGCCATCGGCCGCAAGGGCGGCCGCCCGCTGCTTGCCTGGCTGGGCACGAAATTCCCCAAGCACTTCAGCGAGGGCCACATCGCCACCGCCGAGCGCTCCTTCCAGAAGTGGGGCATGTGGGCCGTCTTCTTCGGCCGCTTCGTCGCCCTCCTGCGCATCTTCGCCGGCCCCCTCGCGGGCGTCCTGCGGATGCCGTACTGGAAGTTCCTGATCGCCAACGTCTTCGGCGGCATCCTCTGGGCGGGCGGCACGACCGCGGTCATCTACTACGTCGGAGTGGTCGCCGAGTCCTGGCTGAAGCGCTTCTCGTGGCTGGGCCTGGTGGCAGCGGTCCTGATCGGCCTGACATCGATGCTGATCATCAAGCGCAAGGCGAAGAAGGCCCAGACGGCACAGCCGGAGCCGGAACCCGTAGGCGCCGGGGACTGA
- a CDS encoding 4-hydroxybenzoate 3-monooxygenase translates to MTSPSPHTNSGAPQRFPVVIVGAGPAGLTLGNILRAASVDCLVLEIETRPFIEQRPRAGVLEEWAVRGLQQRGLADTLLERAQRHTECEFRFAGERYRFEYAELTGVHHWVYPQQLLVTDLVREYADVRGGAIRFGVRDVELHDLDTDRPSVSYTCPQTGRREVVHCDFVAGCDGARGVTRAALPADRAHISRSDYGIGWLALLAEAPPSSDCVLFGMHPNGFAGHMPRSAEVTRYYLECPPGDDPENWSHDRVWTELQQRLGANGAPPLTEGRLIEKRVLDMHNYVVEPMVFGRLFLAGDAAHLTAPIAAKGMNLALHDALLLGDGLVAHLTKGDGTGLDGYSEACLGRVWDYQEFSHWLSEVYHGTSSGDPYRAGTTLARLRRIFGSSTAARAFAEQYLGKNADY, encoded by the coding sequence GTGACTTCCCCCTCCCCCCACACCAACTCCGGTGCCCCGCAACGCTTCCCGGTCGTCATCGTCGGCGCCGGACCGGCCGGCCTCACCCTCGGCAACATCCTGCGGGCGGCGTCCGTCGACTGTCTGGTCCTGGAGATCGAGACACGACCGTTCATCGAGCAGCGGCCGCGGGCCGGGGTCCTCGAGGAGTGGGCCGTACGCGGACTCCAGCAGCGGGGCCTCGCGGACACCCTGCTGGAGCGGGCGCAGCGGCACACCGAGTGCGAGTTCCGGTTCGCCGGGGAGCGCTACCGGTTCGAGTACGCGGAGCTCACCGGGGTTCATCACTGGGTCTACCCCCAGCAGTTGCTGGTGACGGACCTGGTGCGCGAGTACGCGGACGTGCGTGGCGGCGCCATACGCTTCGGCGTGCGGGACGTGGAGCTGCACGACCTCGACACCGACCGCCCCTCGGTGTCGTACACCTGCCCGCAGACGGGTCGACGGGAGGTCGTGCACTGTGACTTCGTGGCGGGTTGCGACGGGGCGCGCGGGGTGACGCGCGCCGCGCTGCCGGCCGACCGGGCCCACATCTCCCGCAGTGACTACGGCATCGGCTGGCTGGCGCTGCTCGCCGAGGCGCCGCCGTCCTCCGACTGTGTCCTGTTCGGCATGCATCCGAACGGGTTCGCCGGGCACATGCCGCGCAGCGCCGAGGTGACCCGCTACTACCTCGAGTGCCCGCCCGGCGACGACCCGGAGAACTGGTCGCACGACAGGGTCTGGACGGAGCTGCAGCAGCGGCTCGGGGCGAACGGCGCGCCGCCGCTGACGGAGGGCCGGCTGATCGAGAAGCGCGTCCTCGACATGCACAACTACGTGGTCGAGCCCATGGTGTTCGGCCGCCTCTTCCTGGCCGGCGACGCCGCCCATCTGACCGCCCCCATCGCCGCCAAGGGCATGAACCTCGCCCTGCACGACGCCTTACTGCTCGGCGACGGCCTCGTCGCCCACCTCACGAAGGGCGACGGCACCGGCCTGGACGGCTACTCCGAGGCATGTCTCGGCCGGGTGTGGGACTACCAGGAGTTCTCCCACTGGCTCTCCGAGGTCTACCACGGCACGTCGTCGGGCGATCCCTACCGCGCGGGCACCACCCTGGCCCGTCTCCGCCGCATCTTCGGCTCCTCGACGGCGGCCAGGGCGTTCGCGGAGCAGTACCTGGGCAAGAACGCCGACTACTGA
- a CDS encoding carboxylesterase/lipase family protein, with translation MSVALMALAAALITPVPAQAADPPVVRTESGWVRGETTAEGRQFLGIPYAEPPVGELRWKQPRPVRPWQGVRTAGDFGNKCVQGASWDPGYEQPSHTEDCLDLNVYVPEGAARRAVLVWFHGGGLTAGAGQDVVPDAFARQTGTVVVTVNYRLGAMGFLATAGLDGEARDGVSGNFGMLDQQAALHWVRANIGRFGGDPGRVTIAGESAGGRSVCTQLASPKAKGLFRAGIIQSGAYGDCGARAHETAVAQGAAFAQKLGCADLACLRAKPAAEILAAQSGFDWGPVAGGAFLPSQPEDAFAQGAAAGVPVMNGANQDEGRLFAFARFDLNGTPLTADQYPTVMRTDYGDEALARYPLSSYPSPTIAYATAQGDQLFACPALRLDGTLAGRGKVYAYEFADRTSPPFASLRDLGTDFDFGATHVNEVQYLFKHFGLQSPLNAEQRTLARQMIQYWGSFVRDGVPRAAGQPAMPTRPGAVLTLRTTSAGGNVPSTTVHREHQCNLWDSETVTQNG, from the coding sequence ATGTCCGTTGCGCTGATGGCCCTCGCGGCCGCGCTCATCACTCCCGTACCCGCGCAGGCCGCCGACCCCCCTGTCGTCCGTACCGAATCGGGCTGGGTGAGAGGCGAAACCACCGCCGAGGGACGGCAGTTCCTCGGCATCCCCTACGCCGAGCCGCCCGTCGGAGAACTTCGTTGGAAGCAGCCGCGGCCGGTTCGGCCCTGGCAAGGCGTACGTACGGCAGGGGACTTCGGCAACAAGTGTGTGCAGGGCGCGAGTTGGGACCCCGGCTATGAGCAGCCCAGCCACACCGAGGACTGTCTCGACCTCAATGTGTACGTCCCCGAAGGCGCCGCTCGCCGGGCCGTACTGGTCTGGTTCCACGGCGGAGGCCTCACCGCCGGGGCCGGTCAGGACGTCGTCCCGGACGCGTTCGCACGGCAGACCGGCACCGTCGTCGTGACCGTCAACTACCGCCTCGGGGCGATGGGCTTCCTCGCCACGGCGGGCCTCGACGGCGAGGCGCGCGACGGGGTCTCCGGCAACTTCGGCATGCTCGACCAGCAGGCCGCCCTGCACTGGGTGCGCGCCAACATCGGCCGCTTCGGCGGCGATCCGGGCCGCGTGACCATCGCGGGCGAGTCGGCGGGCGGCCGCTCGGTCTGCACCCAGCTGGCCTCGCCGAAGGCGAAGGGGTTGTTCCGGGCGGGGATCATCCAGAGCGGGGCGTACGGCGACTGCGGTGCGCGTGCGCACGAGACGGCCGTGGCGCAGGGCGCCGCCTTCGCGCAGAAGCTCGGCTGTGCCGACCTGGCCTGTCTGCGCGCCAAGCCGGCCGCCGAGATCCTCGCCGCCCAGAGCGGCTTCGACTGGGGGCCGGTGGCCGGCGGCGCCTTCCTGCCGAGCCAGCCGGAGGACGCGTTCGCGCAGGGGGCCGCAGCCGGCGTGCCGGTCATGAACGGGGCCAACCAGGACGAAGGGCGGTTGTTCGCCTTCGCCCGGTTCGACCTGAACGGCACCCCGCTCACCGCCGACCAGTACCCGACCGTCATGCGCACGGACTACGGCGACGAGGCGCTCGCGCGCTACCCCCTGTCGTCGTACCCCTCCCCGACCATCGCGTACGCCACCGCCCAGGGCGACCAGCTCTTCGCCTGCCCGGCGCTCCGCCTCGACGGCACGCTCGCCGGACGCGGCAAGGTCTACGCGTACGAGTTCGCCGACCGCACCTCCCCGCCCTTCGCCTCCCTGCGCGACCTCGGCACGGACTTCGACTTCGGCGCGACCCACGTCAACGAGGTGCAGTACCTCTTCAAGCACTTCGGCCTCCAGTCACCGCTGAACGCCGAGCAGCGGACGCTGGCGCGGCAGATGATCCAGTACTGGGGCTCCTTCGTCCGCGACGGGGTGCCGCGGGCCGCCGGCCAGCCCGCGATGCCGACCCGGCCCGGGGCGGTGCTGACGCTGCGCACCACGTCCGCGGGCGGGAACGTGCCGAGCACCACAGTCCACCGTGAGCACCAGTGCAACCTCTGGGACTCCGAGACCGTCACACAGAACGGGTAG
- a CDS encoding gamma carbonic anhydrase family protein, whose product MTHKALVMGIGGREPKIDEAAFVAPTSSVIGDVTLQAGASVWYGAVVRGDVERISVGAQSNIQDNCTLHADPGFPVTIGERVSVGHNAVVHGATVGDDCLIGMGATVLNGAVIGAGSLVAAQALVPQGMQVPPGSLVAGVPAKVRRELTEEERQGVTLNGTMYAALAQAHREEHGG is encoded by the coding sequence ATGACGCACAAGGCGCTGGTCATGGGTATCGGGGGCAGGGAACCGAAGATCGACGAGGCTGCGTTTGTGGCGCCGACGTCGTCGGTGATCGGGGACGTGACGCTCCAGGCGGGGGCCAGCGTCTGGTACGGCGCGGTGGTGCGGGGTGACGTGGAGCGGATCTCCGTCGGGGCTCAGTCCAATATCCAGGACAACTGCACGCTGCATGCCGACCCCGGGTTCCCGGTGACTATCGGGGAGAGGGTGTCGGTCGGTCATAACGCCGTCGTGCATGGGGCGACTGTCGGGGACGACTGCCTCATCGGGATGGGGGCGACTGTGTTGAACGGTGCGGTGATCGGGGCGGGGTCCTTGGTCGCTGCGCAGGCGTTGGTGCCGCAGGGGATGCAGGTGCCGCCTGGGTCGCTTGTGGCGGGGGTGCCGGCGAAGGTCAGGCGGGAGCTGACTGAGGAAGAGCGTCAGGGTGTGACGCTCAACGGAACGATGTACGCCGCGCTGGCCCAGGCCCACCGGGAAGAGCACGGGGGCTAG
- a CDS encoding acyltransferase, whose amino-acid sequence MLKRKNTFSSWRRSLTQRAVHAGWAWAQRTGSVTAENPGRFHFGSIGEATRLAFPLGTVFGEPWIHLGSHCIVGEQVTLTAGLMPDLDLGPEPILRIGDGVVLGRGSHVIADTTVTIGSDCYFGPYVYVTSTNHSYDDPHEPIGRQWPRMEPVEIGPGCWIGTGAVILPGARIGRNVVVAAGAVVRGVVPDHAVVAGAPARVVRRWTPDDGWQPPLRTPAPVPIPDGVTPEQLQALAELDEETAAKLAALDEEEAARLAQVDAES is encoded by the coding sequence GTGCTCAAGCGCAAGAACACGTTCTCGTCCTGGCGGCGCAGCCTCACGCAGCGCGCCGTCCACGCGGGCTGGGCCTGGGCGCAGCGCACGGGTTCGGTGACCGCCGAGAACCCCGGCCGATTCCACTTCGGTTCGATCGGCGAAGCCACCCGCCTCGCCTTCCCGCTCGGCACGGTCTTCGGCGAACCCTGGATCCACCTCGGCTCCCACTGCATCGTCGGCGAGCAGGTGACGCTGACCGCCGGTCTGATGCCCGACCTCGACCTCGGCCCGGAGCCGATCCTGCGCATCGGGGACGGTGTCGTGCTGGGCCGCGGCAGCCATGTCATCGCCGACACGACGGTCACCATCGGCAGCGACTGCTACTTCGGGCCGTACGTCTACGTCACGTCCACGAACCACTCGTACGACGATCCCCACGAGCCCATCGGCAGGCAGTGGCCGCGCATGGAGCCGGTCGAGATCGGCCCGGGGTGCTGGATCGGCACCGGGGCCGTGATCCTGCCCGGCGCGCGGATCGGGCGGAACGTGGTGGTCGCGGCCGGTGCCGTGGTCCGGGGCGTCGTGCCCGATCATGCCGTCGTGGCAGGGGCGCCCGCCCGTGTCGTACGGCGCTGGACGCCCGACGACGGCTGGCAGCCGCCGCTGCGGACGCCGGCGCCGGTTCCGATCCCCGACGGCGTCACCCCCGAGCAGCTGCAGGCGCTGGCCGAGCTGGACGAGGAGACGGCGGCGAAACTGGCCGCGTTGGACGAGGAAGAGGCTGCTCGACTGGCCCAGGTGGACGCGGAGTCCTGA
- a CDS encoding ricin-type beta-trefoil lectin domain protein, giving the protein MPSCGWEGNGSVQSPHPPRPPYPPRPGVSPGESDRDLLAGLGQTGTDPHAVALLMARHWRATHDYASICLASTASSASMVAAAAFHRVLGGPDAGALRPQLLAAVRELVKEWAADEGISALLPELGKPTGGRGLRAARSVTPERRQIAERAFQALSGASQCLLWHIEVEAEPITIPAGLLGVDAGTASAALEGVREQFRRGCVRAHREHAPTRECRYYNRLLDVPIRRGGALLPDVQQHLMECRYCRHTAEQLSHFEGGLEVLLAETVLGWGARRYLDSRPGRGGSGSAPDARPRRGGRHRPAPLASPRGRAKAVAVGVGVTSLVLLVTVLTVKGWSEENGAPAPGATWGAPSGQSVHPGTVSPPSSSSGGSPSAALAEEPVAIAQGRLRNLDRGLCLDLRDGEVRSGSRAELAECSSAASQQWSYQDNGLLRSAAVPTLCLDSDPGAGTVVLANCLAPAGEVSYDLTVHGELLLRRSEGLAVAGGKGESVVVTERDGSEAQRWLLDGGLADVRKAEPGEKEEKRDEKGEGGTPVESESEPEPLSPDADAPEPPEADSPQEDPEPHYETRYVQDDSGSDSGSHSGGQAESATPVDAVVTLPAVAPATGSAVVGAARTVVDSALP; this is encoded by the coding sequence ATGCCGTCCTGCGGCTGGGAAGGAAATGGTTCAGTGCAATCCCCTCACCCCCCACGACCGCCGTACCCCCCACGACCCGGGGTGAGCCCCGGAGAGTCCGACCGCGATCTCCTCGCGGGCCTGGGGCAGACCGGCACGGATCCCCATGCCGTCGCCCTGCTGATGGCCAGGCACTGGCGCGCCACGCACGACTACGCGTCCATCTGCCTGGCGTCCACGGCGAGTTCGGCCTCCATGGTGGCCGCCGCCGCCTTCCATCGTGTGCTCGGCGGACCGGACGCCGGCGCGCTGCGTCCCCAACTCCTCGCCGCCGTACGGGAACTGGTGAAGGAGTGGGCCGCCGACGAAGGTATTTCCGCCCTCTTGCCGGAACTCGGCAAACCGACCGGAGGGCGCGGGCTGCGCGCCGCACGGTCCGTGACGCCCGAAAGGCGGCAAATCGCCGAGCGTGCATTCCAGGCTCTGTCGGGGGCCTCGCAATGCCTCCTCTGGCACATCGAGGTCGAGGCGGAACCGATAACCATACCCGCTGGTCTGCTGGGGGTGGATGCGGGCACCGCGTCGGCGGCGCTGGAGGGAGTGCGTGAGCAATTCCGGCGGGGTTGCGTCCGTGCTCACCGCGAACACGCGCCCACCCGGGAATGCCGCTACTACAACCGTCTCCTCGACGTCCCCATTCGCCGGGGCGGCGCCCTGTTGCCCGATGTCCAGCAGCATCTGATGGAGTGCCGCTACTGCCGTCACACCGCGGAGCAGCTCAGCCATTTCGAGGGCGGCCTCGAAGTGCTCCTCGCCGAAACCGTGCTCGGCTGGGGCGCCCGGCGCTATCTCGACTCCCGGCCCGGGCGAGGCGGCTCCGGATCGGCGCCGGACGCCCGCCCGCGCCGCGGAGGACGGCACCGCCCGGCGCCGCTCGCCTCGCCGCGTGGACGCGCGAAGGCCGTAGCGGTGGGCGTCGGTGTGACCTCCCTCGTCCTGCTCGTGACCGTGCTCACCGTCAAGGGCTGGTCCGAGGAGAACGGCGCCCCCGCCCCGGGGGCCACCTGGGGCGCGCCCAGCGGCCAGTCCGTCCACCCCGGCACGGTGTCCCCGCCCTCGTCCTCGTCCGGTGGATCACCGTCGGCCGCCTTGGCCGAGGAACCCGTCGCGATCGCCCAGGGCAGGCTCCGCAACCTGGACCGCGGCCTGTGCCTGGACCTCCGCGACGGCGAGGTCCGCAGCGGTTCCCGAGCCGAGCTGGCGGAGTGCTCGTCCGCCGCGTCGCAGCAGTGGTCGTACCAGGACAACGGTCTGCTGCGCAGCGCCGCCGTCCCCACCCTCTGCCTCGACTCCGACCCCGGCGCGGGCACGGTCGTCCTGGCCAACTGCCTCGCCCCCGCCGGCGAGGTGAGCTACGACCTCACCGTCCACGGGGAGCTTCTGCTGCGCCGGTCCGAGGGGCTGGCGGTCGCGGGCGGCAAGGGCGAGAGCGTGGTCGTCACCGAACGGGACGGTTCCGAGGCGCAGCGCTGGCTGCTCGACGGCGGCCTCGCGGACGTACGCAAGGCCGAGCCCGGGGAGAAGGAGGAGAAGCGGGACGAGAAGGGGGAAGGTGGCACGCCCGTAGAGTCCGAGTCCGAGCCCGAGCCCTTGTCCCCGGACGCCGACGCCCCCGAGCCGCCCGAGGCCGACTCCCCCCAGGAGGATCCGGAGCCGCATTACGAGACGCGCTACGTCCAGGACGATTCCGGCTCCGATTCCGGCTCTCACTCCGGTGGCCAGGCCGAGTCCGCCACCCCGGTCGACGCCGTCGTGACCCTTCCGGCCGTGGCGCCGGCCACTGGGTCCGCCGTCGTCGGCGCCGCTAGGACGGTGGTCGATTCCGCCCTCCCCTAG
- a CDS encoding DMT family transporter — protein sequence MTALFALATSLLWGLADFGGGLLTRRTPALTVVVVSQAIAAVVLGVIVVATGGWSEAGDQLWFAVAAGVVGPVALLCFYKALALGPMGVVSPLGTVGVAVPVGVGLFVGERPGLMQGAGIAVAVLGVVLAGGPQLRGAPVQRQAILLTLVAAFGFGTVFALIAEASTTITGLFLALFVQRVVNVAAGGLALYVSVRRGGTALPDGGFPWRSLPALAFVGLADVAANGTYVVAAHHGPVTVAAVLASLYPVVTALAARGILRERLQAVQAAGAGLALVGTLLLATG from the coding sequence GTGACAGCACTCTTCGCCCTGGCCACCAGCCTGCTGTGGGGGCTGGCCGACTTCGGCGGCGGACTGCTGACCCGACGCACCCCGGCGCTCACGGTGGTGGTCGTCTCGCAGGCGATCGCCGCGGTCGTGCTCGGCGTGATCGTGGTGGCCACCGGCGGCTGGAGCGAGGCCGGTGACCAGCTGTGGTTCGCGGTCGCCGCCGGCGTGGTGGGCCCGGTCGCCCTGCTCTGCTTCTACAAGGCGCTCGCACTGGGCCCGATGGGCGTGGTCTCCCCGCTCGGCACCGTGGGAGTGGCGGTCCCGGTCGGTGTGGGCCTCTTCGTCGGTGAGCGGCCCGGCCTGATGCAGGGCGCGGGCATCGCGGTCGCCGTGCTGGGTGTCGTCCTCGCGGGCGGACCGCAGCTGCGGGGCGCGCCGGTGCAGCGGCAGGCCATCCTGCTCACGCTGGTCGCGGCCTTCGGCTTCGGCACGGTGTTCGCGCTGATCGCGGAGGCCTCGACCACCATCACCGGCCTGTTCCTGGCGCTCTTCGTCCAGCGCGTGGTCAACGTCGCGGCGGGCGGCCTCGCGCTCTACGTCTCCGTGCGGCGGGGCGGCACCGCCCTCCCGGACGGCGGTTTCCCCTGGCGCTCGCTGCCGGCGCTCGCCTTCGTCGGCCTCGCCGATGTCGCGGCGAACGGCACCTATGTGGTCGCCGCCCACCACGGCCCGGTCACCGTGGCCGCCGTACTCGCCTCGCTCTACCCGGTGGTGACCGCCCTGGCCGCACGCGGCATCCTCAGGGAGCGGTTGCAGGCGGTGCAGGCCGCGGGTGCGGGGCTCGCACTGGTGGGCACACTGCTGCTGGCGACCGGCTGA
- a CDS encoding helix-turn-helix domain-containing protein: protein MADLDLLTQSLARNVKHWRAVRGFTLDVLAARAGVSRGMLIQIEQARTNPSLGTVIKIGDALGISITTLLDYEQGPKVRVVSADQVVRLWHTDAGSYSRLLAGTEAPGPLEMWEWRLMPGESSSSDPHPVGTFEIVHVTAGELTLTVEDTEHRVPAGASATFEANAPHTYGNQGDVPTEWVLAVSVPPVR, encoded by the coding sequence GTGGCGGACCTCGACCTGCTGACCCAGTCCCTGGCGCGCAACGTCAAGCACTGGCGGGCGGTGCGCGGCTTCACCCTGGACGTGCTCGCGGCCAGGGCCGGCGTCAGCCGCGGCATGCTCATCCAGATCGAGCAGGCGCGCACCAACCCGAGCCTCGGCACGGTGATCAAGATCGGCGACGCGCTCGGAATCAGCATCACCACCCTGCTGGACTATGAGCAGGGCCCGAAGGTGCGCGTCGTCTCGGCCGACCAGGTGGTACGGCTGTGGCACACCGACGCGGGCAGCTACAGCAGGCTCCTCGCGGGCACCGAGGCGCCGGGCCCGCTGGAGATGTGGGAGTGGCGGCTGATGCCGGGCGAGAGTAGCAGCTCGGACCCGCACCCCGTCGGCACCTTCGAGATCGTCCACGTCACGGCGGGCGAGCTGACCCTCACCGTCGAGGACACGGAGCACCGCGTCCCGGCCGGCGCGAGCGCCACCTTCGAGGCCAACGCCCCCCACACGTACGGCAATCAGGGCGACGTACCGACGGAGTGGGTGCTCGCGGTGTCGGTGCCGCCCGTCCGCTGA